The Streptomyces sp. NBC_01275 genome has a segment encoding these proteins:
- a CDS encoding ferredoxin, which translates to MKVVVDEDKCVAAGQCVSAAMDVFDQRDEDGIVVLLNENPPPELADDVRNAAAVCPALAIRIEE; encoded by the coding sequence ATGAAGGTTGTCGTCGACGAGGACAAGTGCGTCGCCGCCGGACAGTGCGTGTCCGCCGCCATGGACGTGTTCGACCAGCGCGACGAGGACGGCATCGTCGTCCTGCTCAACGAGAACCCGCCGCCGGAGCTGGCCGACGACGTCCGCAACGCGGCCGCCGTGTGCCCGGCGCTGGCCATCCGCATCGAGGAATAG
- a CDS encoding cytochrome P450 — MTEADVRLAPDEPVYYYQDDRDAKCPYAPPPGLRALNDEAPISRGRIWDGSTPWLVTGHAAQRAILSDPRVSSDDKQAGFPYPNQAMAENAPHHPLTIFNADGADHTRIRRMMTRPFTRPRMEALRPEIQRFTDELIDKMLAGPKPVNLTTALSLPLPSLMICALLGVPYEDHEFFQKHARVATTSEKTAEDDRAAGEALGGYLANLLQVKMETPADDVLSDFAARIKAGDLTLPEATLLSMILLIAGHETSATMITLGTGLLLDNPEQLRLLRETDDPKIVANAVDEILRYLTVATFGQRRIAREDFAFEGADIKAGDGIIVPLPAGNWDPVAFPDPERLDLTRKATHHHAFGWGIHQCLGQQLARIELQVVYGTLYRRIPTLRLAVDRDELKFRPADALAFGVSELPVTW, encoded by the coding sequence ATGACCGAGGCCGATGTCCGGCTCGCCCCCGACGAGCCGGTCTACTACTACCAGGACGACAGGGACGCCAAGTGCCCCTACGCCCCGCCGCCCGGACTGCGGGCCCTCAACGACGAGGCGCCCATCTCCCGGGGCCGGATCTGGGACGGCAGCACCCCCTGGCTCGTCACGGGCCACGCCGCGCAGCGCGCGATCCTGTCCGACCCCCGGGTGAGCTCGGACGACAAGCAGGCCGGGTTCCCGTACCCGAACCAGGCCATGGCGGAGAACGCCCCCCACCACCCGCTCACGATCTTCAACGCCGACGGCGCCGACCACACCCGGATCCGCCGGATGATGACCCGCCCGTTCACCCGCCCCCGGATGGAGGCGCTGCGCCCGGAGATCCAGCGGTTCACCGACGAGCTCATCGACAAGATGCTGGCGGGCCCGAAGCCCGTCAACCTGACGACCGCGCTGTCCCTGCCGCTGCCCTCGCTGATGATCTGCGCGCTGCTCGGAGTGCCGTACGAGGATCACGAGTTCTTCCAGAAGCACGCCCGCGTGGCGACCACGAGCGAGAAGACGGCCGAGGACGACCGTGCGGCGGGCGAGGCGCTGGGCGGCTATCTGGCCAATCTGCTGCAGGTCAAGATGGAGACGCCGGCCGATGACGTGCTCTCGGACTTCGCGGCGCGGATCAAGGCGGGGGACCTCACCCTTCCCGAGGCCACGCTGCTGTCCATGATCCTGCTGATCGCCGGGCACGAGACCAGCGCGACCATGATCACACTGGGCACCGGCCTGCTGCTGGACAACCCCGAACAGCTGCGGCTGCTGCGGGAGACGGACGACCCGAAGATCGTCGCGAACGCGGTCGACGAGATCCTGCGCTATCTGACCGTCGCCACGTTCGGGCAGCGGCGCATCGCCCGTGAGGACTTCGCGTTCGAGGGTGCGGACATCAAGGCCGGGGACGGCATCATCGTCCCGCTGCCCGCGGGGAACTGGGACCCGGTGGCGTTCCCCGACCCGGAGCGGCTCGACCTCACCCGCAAGGCGACCCACCACCACGCCTTCGGCTGGGGCATCCACCAGTGCCTCGGCCAGCAGCTCGCCCGCATCGAGCTCCAGGTCGTCTACGGCACGCTCTACCGGCGCATCCCGACCCTGCGCCTCGCGGTCGACCGCGACGAGCTGAAGTTCCGGCCGGCCGACGCGTTGGCCTTCGGCGTCAGCGAGTTGCCCGTCACCTGGTAG